A part of Sebastes fasciatus isolate fSebFas1 chromosome 10, fSebFas1.pri, whole genome shotgun sequence genomic DNA contains:
- the LOC141775906 gene encoding protocadherin gamma-A12-like, giving the protein MMNRRIELQSYGFVFFFVAVHYAHGDLSYSVQEELKRGSVIGNIATDLGLEVSRLSARKARVDMEGNDKQYCGINLRSGDLIVAERIDREEHCGEKPSCVLKFDLLLENPLELHRLSLQVQDINDNAPIFQKDIIKLEITESADKGAKYRINAAHDADIGKNSVESYILQQNPHFVLSIQTTNSGSKYGELVLDKELDREEQQEMKLLLTAVDGGSPQRSGTVIIHVIVLDANDNAPVFTESVYTATLPENSPAKTPIITVSASDADEGVNGEVTYEFSRLSDKSRKLFSLDEKTGEISVTGDIDYEEGSKYEVNIGAKDGYGLSSEAKVIIDITDVNDNAPVIYLKSLTNPIPENVSPGTEVGIINVQDRDSENNRQVRCSIQQNVPFKLVPSIKNYYSLVTTGQLDRELVSDYNITISATDEGSPPLSSSKSVQLSVADINDNPPVFEEQSYSAYVSENNKPGSTLCSVTARDPDWRQNGTVIYSLLAGEVNGAPVSSYLSVNGDTGVVHAVRSFDYEQFRSFKVHVMARDNGSPPLSSNVTVSVFISDVNDNSPQILYPAPEGNSFMTELVPKAAHGGSLVSKVIAVDADSGQNAWLSYHVVKSTDPGLFTIGLHSGEIRTQRDISESDSMKQNLIVAVKDNGQPSLSATCSMYLLISDNLAEVPELKDISYDEKNSKLTSYLIIALVSVSTFFLTFIIIILGVRFCRRRKPRLLFDGAVAIPSAYLPPNYADVDGTGTLRSAYNYDAYLTTGSRTSDFKFVSSYNDNTLPADQTLRKSPSDFAEAFGDCDSSPEVGTCYIYSVPDV; this is encoded by the coding sequence ATGATGAATAGACGGATCGAACTCCAAAGCTATggctttgtctttttctttgttgCGGTGCACTACGCACACGGAGACCTGAGCTATTCTGTACAGGAGGAGCTCAAGCGCGGATCTGTTATTGGAAATATCGCCACGGATCTGGGACTGGAGGTGAGCAGACTGTCTGCTCGCAAAGCTCGTGTTGACATGGAAGGAAACGACAAACAATATTGCGGGATTAACCTTCGAAGCGGAGATTTGATCGTTGCGGAAAGAATAGACCGAGAGGAGCACTGTGGAGAAAAGCCTTCGTGTGTTCTCAAATTTGACTTGCTGTTAGAGAATCCTTTGGAGTTACACCGGTTGTCCCTGCAGGTGCAGGACATAAACGACAATGCACCAATTTTCCAGAAGGATATTATCAAGCTTGAAATCACAGAGTCAGCTGATAAAGGAGCTAAGTATCGCATTAATGCAGCACACGATGCAGATATAGGCAAGAATTCCGTTGAAAGCTACATTTTGCAGCAAAACCCCCACTTTGTATTAAGCATTCAGACGACAAATTCTGGTAGTAAATATGGTGAATTGGTTTTAGATAAGGAGTTAGAccgagaggagcagcaggaaaTGAAATTATTGCTCACAGCTGTAGATGGAGGCTCTCCTCAGAGATCCGGGACAGTAATCATACACGTCATTGTACTTGACGCTAATGATAACGCCCCGGTTTTTACTGAGTCTGTATATACAGCCACGTTACCGGAAAACTCCCCTGCTAAAACCCCCATCATCACTGTAAGTGCATCAGATGCTGATGAAGGTGTAAACGGAGAGGTTACATATGAATTTAGCCGACTGTCTGATAAATCACGTAAACTTTTTTCTCTAGATGAGAAAACTGGAGAAATCAGTGTGACAGGTGACATAGATTATGAAGAGGGATCGAAGTATGAAGTAAATATTGGGGCCAAAGATGGTTATGGCCTCTCTTCAGAAGCAAAAGTCATTATTGATATCACTGATGTGAATGACAACGCCCCGGTTATATATCTGAAATCCCTGACTAACCCCATACCTGAGAACGTGTCACCTGGTACAGAGGTGGGCATCATTAACGTGCAGGATAGAGACTCTGAGAATAACAGACAGGTCCGCTGCTCCATTCAGCAAAACGTCCCTTTTAAGTTGGTTCCTTCTATTAAAAACTATTATTCTCTGGTGACCACAGGACAACTGGACCGTGAACTAGTGTCTGATTACAACATTACAATCAGTGCCACTGACGAAGGCTCtccacctctgtcctcctctaaaAGTGTTCAGTTATCTGTAGCAGACATCAACGACAACCCACCTGTGTTTGAGGAACAGTCCTACAGcgcatatgtgagtgaaaataacaaacctGGCTCCACTTTATGTTCCGTTACTGCTCGAGACCCCGACTGGAGACAAAACGGTACAGTGATTTATTCTCTGTTAGCTGGTGAGGTGAACGGTGCCCCGGTGTCCTCCTATCTATCTGTTAACGGAGACACGGGGGTGGTCCACGCTGTGAGGTCGTTTGATTATGAACAGTTCAGGAGTTTTAAAGTCCACGTGATGGCCAGAGACAACGGTTCTCCTCCACTCAGCAGCAACGTGACCGTCAGTGTCTTCATATcggatgtgaatgacaactcTCCTCAGATACTGTACCCCGCCCCGGAGGGCAACTCCTTCATGACCGAGCTGGTCCCCAAAGCTGCACACGGAGGCTCTCTGGTGTCCAAAGTGATAGCGGTGGACGCGGACTCCGGACAGAACGCCTGGCTGTCCTATCATGTAGTCAAATCCACTGATCCGGGACTTTTCACTATCGGTCTCCACAGCGGAGAGATCAGGACACAGCGGGACATTTCTGAGTCTGACAGCATGAAACAGAACCTTATTGTGGCAGTGAAAGATAACGgacagccctctctctctgccacctgTTCCATGTATTTACTGATCTCTGATAACTTGGCTGAGGTGCCAGAACTGAAGGATATTTCTTATGATGAGAAGAACTCCAAGCTGACCTCTTATCTGATCATCGCGCTGGTGTCTGTGTCCACCTTTTTTctgaccttcatcatcatcatcctgggTGTGAGGTTTTGTCGCAGGAGGAAGCCCAGACTGTTGTTTGATGGAGCAGTTGCCATCCCCAGCGCTTATCTCCCTCCTAATTACGCAGATGTTGACGGAACAGGAACTTTACGCAGCGCTTACAACTATGACGCCTACCTGACAACAGGTTCTAGAACCAGTGACTTTAAGTTCGTCAGTTCTTACAATGACAACACACTGCCTGCTGACCAGACTCTGAGGAAGAGTCCATCAGACTTTGCTGAGGCGTTTGGGGATTGTGATAGTTCTCCTGAGGTAGGCACATGTTACATATATTCTGTCCCAGATGTGTAA
- the LOC141775907 gene encoding protocadherin gamma-A11-like, whose product MGCSRFSLLCGLAFVFLVLHPVYGDVSYSVPEEMKRGSVIGNIAKDLGLDLGRLSARKARIDTEDNSVQYCGINLNTGDLIIQERIDREGLCAKKASCVLKQELVLENPLELHRISIRVQDINDNSPQFKEESLKIEIQESADKGAHFLLDEAHDEDIGENAVQSYSLQQNDHFKLNVNTKDGARKSCELVLDKELDREDKKEIMLLLTAFDGGSPQRSGTVVIHVTVLDANDNVPVFSQAVYRTSLPENSPLDTLVITVSATDADEGMYGEVTYGFNHVSSKNSNVFSLHPKTGEVRVAGAVDHEKASLYEMQISAKDGLGLASYASLIIEITDINDNAPVINLKSLTNPIPENVSPGTEVGIINVQDRDSENNRQVRCSIQQNVPFKLVPSIKNYYSLVTTGQLDRELVSDYNITISATDEGSPPLSSSKTVQLSVADINDNPPVFEEQSYSAYVSENNKPGSTLCSVTARDPDWRQNGTVIYSLLAGEVNGAPVSSYLSVNGDTGVIHAVRSFDYEQFRSFKVHVMARDNGSPPLSSNVTVSVFISDGNDNSPQILYPAPEGNSFMTELVPKAAHGGSLVSKVIAVDADSGQNAWLSYHIVKSTDPGLFTIGLHSGEIRTQRDISESDSMKQNLIVAVKDNGQPSLSATCSMYLLISDNLAEVPELKDISYDEKNSKLTSYLIIALVSVSTFFLTFIIIILGVRFCRRRKPRLLFDGAVAIPSAYLPPNYADVDGTGTLRSAYNYDAYLTTGSRTSDFKFVSSYNDNTLPADQTLRKSPSDFAEAFGDCDSSPEVGTGAK is encoded by the coding sequence ATGGGATGCAGCAGATTTTCGCTGCTCTGCGGccttgcttttgtttttcttgtcctCCACCCCGTCTATGGAGACGTGAGCTACTCTGTACCGGAGGAGATGAAACGTGGATCTGTAATTGGAAATATCGCTAAGGATCTGGGACTTGATTTGGGCAGACTGTCTGCTCGTAAGGCCCGTATCGATACTGAGGATAACAGCGTCCAGTACTGCGGTATAAATCTCAACACCGGAGACTTGATCATACAAGAAAGGATCGACAGAGAAGGGCTTTGTGCGAAAAAGGCATCATGTGTTCTTAAACAGGAACTCGTGCTGGAAAATCCTTTAGAGCTGCACCGTATTAGTATCCGAGTTCAAGATATTAATGATAATTCACCGCAGTTTAAAGAGGAGTCACTTAAAATTGAAATTCAGGAATCGGCAGATAAGGGTGCGCATTTTTTACTGGATGAGGCACACGATGAAGACATCGGAGAAAATGCTGTTCAGAGCTACTCACTTCAGCAGAATGatcatttcaaattaaatgttAACACGAAAGACGGTGCGCGAAAATCATGTGAATTAGTTTTAGACAAAGAATTAGACAGAGAAGACAAAAAAGAGATTATGTTGTTGCTTACCGCATTCGATGGAGGCTCTCCTCAGAGATCAGGTACTGTAGTCATACACGTCACTGTACTGGATGCTAATGATAATGTACCAGTGTTCAGCCAGGCTGTTTATAGAACCAGTCTGCCTGAAAACTCTCCTCTGGATACATTGGTGATCACAGTGAGTGCTACTGATGCAGACGAAGGAATGTACGGTGAAGTTACTTATGGATTTAACCATGTTTCAAGTAAAAATAGCAACGTGTTTTCTTTACACCCTAAAACCGGAGAGGTGAGGGTAGCTGGAGCTGTTGATCACGAGAAAGCTTCATTATATGAAATGCAGATAAGCGCTAAAGATGGCCTGGGATTGGCCTCATATGCATCGTTAATAATTGAGATTACTGACATAAATGATAACGCCCCAGTTATAAACCTAAAATCACTGACTAACCCCATACCTGAGAACGTGTCACCTGGTACAGAGGTGGGCATCATTAACGTGCAGGATAGAGACTCTGAGAATAACAGACAGGTCCGCTGCTCCATTCAGCAAAACGTCCCTTTTAAGTTGGTTCCTTCTATTAAAAACTATTATTCTCTGGTGACCACAGGACAACTGGACCGTGAACTAGTGTCTGATTACAACATTACAATCAGTGCCACTGACGAGGGCTCtccacctctgtcctcctctaaaACGGTTCAGTTATCTGTAGCAGACATCAACGACAACCCACCTGTGTTTGAGGAACAGTCCTACAGcgcatatgtgagtgaaaataacaaacctGGCTCCACTTTATGTTCCGTTACTGCTCGAGACCCCGACTGGAGACAAAACGGTACAGTGATTTATTCTCTGTTAGCTGGTGAGGTGAACGGTGCCCCGGTGTCCTCCTATCTATCTGTTAACGGAGACACGGGGGTGATCCACGCTGTGAGGTCGTTTGATTATGAACAGTTCAGGAGTTTTAAAGTCCATGTGATGGCCAGAGACAACGGTTCTCCTCCGCTCAGCAGCAACGTGACCGTCAGTGTCTTCATATCGGATGGGAATGACAACTCTCCTCAGATACTGTACCCCGCCCCGGAGGGCAACTCCTTCATGACCGAGCTGGTCCCCAAAGCTGCACACGGAGGCTCTCTGGTGTCCAAAGTGATAGCGGTGGACGCGGACTCCGGACAGAACGCCTGGCTGTCCTATCATATTGTGAAATCCACTGATCCGGGACTTTTCACTATCGGTCTCCACAGCGGAGAGATCAGGACACAGCGGGACATTTCAGAGTCTGACAGCATGAAACAGAACCTTATTGTGGCAGTGAAAGATAACGgacagccctctctctctgccacctgTTCCATGTATTTACTGATTTCTGATAACTTGGCTGAAGTGCCAGAACTGAAGGATATTTCTTATGATGAGAAGAACTCCAAGCTGACCTCTTATCTGATCATCGCGCTGGTGTCTGTGTCCACCTTTTTTctgaccttcatcatcatcatcctgggTGTGAGGTTTTGTCGCAGGAGAAAGCCCAGACTGTTGTTTGATGGAGCAGTTGCCATCCCCAGCGCTTATCTCCCTCCTAATTACGCAGATGTTGACGGAACAGGAACTTTACGCAGCGCTTACAACTATGACGCCTACCTGACAACAGGTTCAAGAACCAGTGACTTTAAGTTCGTCAGTTCTTACAATGACAACACACTGCCTGCTGACCAGACTCTGAGGAAAAGTCCATCAGACTTTGCTGAGGCGTTTGGGGATTGTGATAGTTCTCCTGAGGTAGGAACAGGTGCCAAATAA
- the LOC141775908 gene encoding protocadherin gamma-A11-like — protein sequence MGCSRFSLICGLAFVFLVLHPVYGDVSYSIPEEMKRGSVIGNIAKDLGLDLGRLSARKARIDTEDNSVQYCGINLNTGDLIVQERIDREGLCAKKASCVLKQELVLENPLELHRISIRVQDINDNSPQFKKESLKIEIHESAVKGAHFLLDEAHDGDIGENAVQSYSLQQNDHFKLNANTKDGGGQHCELVLDKELDREDKKEIMLLLTAFDGGSPQRSGTVVIHVTVLDANDNVPVFSQAVYKASLPENSPLDTVVLTVSATDADEGMYGEVTYDFNHVSGENSNVFSLHPKTGEVRVAGAIDHEKASLYEMQISAKDGLGLASYASLIIEITDINDNAPVINLKSLTTPIPENVSPGTEVGIINVQDRDSENNRQVRCSIQQNVPFKLVPSIKNYYSLVTTGQLDRELVSDYNITISATDEGSPPLSSSKTVQLSVADINDNPPVFEEQSYSAYVSENNKPGSTLCSVTARDPDWRQNGTVIYSLLAGEVNGAPVSSYLSVNGDTGVIHAVRSFDYEQFRSFKVHVMARDNGSPPLSSNVTVSVFISDVNDNSPQILYPAPEGNSFMTELVPKAAHGGSLVSKVIAVDADSGQNAWLSYHIVKSTDPGLFTIGLHSGEIRTQRDISESDSMKQNLIVAVKDNGQPSLSATCSMYLLISDNLAEVPELKDISYDEKNSKLTSYLIIALVSVSTFFLTFIIIIMGVRFCRRRKPRLLFDGAVAIPSAYLPPNYADVDGTGTLRSAYNYDAYLTTGSRTSDFKFVSSYNDNTLPADQTLRKSPSDFAEAFGDCDSSPER from the exons ATGGGATGCAGCAGATTTTCGCTGATCTGCGGccttgcttttgtttttcttgtcctCCACCCCGTCTATGGAGACGTGAGCTACTCTATCCCGGAGGAGATGAAACGTGGATCTGTAATTGGAAATATCGCTAAGGATCTGGGACTTGATTTGGGCAGACTGTCTGCTCGTAAGGCCCGTATCGATACTGAGGATAACAGCGTCCAGTACTGCGGTATAAATCTCAACACCGGAGACTTGATCGTACAAGAAAGGATCGACAGAGAAGGGCTTTGTGCGAAAAAGGCATCATGTGTTCTTAAACAGGAACTCGTGCTGGAAAATCCTTTAGAGCTGCACCGTATTAGTATCCGCGTTCAAGATATTAATGATAATTCACCTCAGTTTAAAAAAGAATCCCTCAAGATTGAAATTCATGAATCGGCCGTCAAGGGTGCGCATTTTCTGCTGGATGAGGCACACGATGGAGATATCGGAGAAAATGCTGTTCAGAGCTACTCACTTCAGCAGAATGatcatttcaaattaaatgCAAACACAAAAGATGGCGGGGGACAACATTGCGAATTAGTTTTAGACAAAGAATTAGACAGAGAGGACAAAAAAGAGATTATGTTGTTGCTTACCGCATTCGATGGAGGCTCTCCTCAGAGATCAGGTACTGTAGTCATACACGTCACTGTACTGGATGCTAATGATAATGTACCAGTGTTTAGCCAGGCCGTTTATAAAGCCAGTCTGCCAGAAAACTCTCCTCTCGATACCGTTGTACTCACAGTGAGTGCTACTGATGCAGACGAGGGAATGTACGGTGAAGTTACTTATGATTTTAACCACGTTTCAGGTGAAAATAGCAACGTGTTTTCTTTACACCCTAAAACCGGAGAGGTGAGGGTAGCAGGAGCCATTGATCATGAGAAAGCTTCATTATATGAAATGCAGATAAGCGCAAAAGATGGTCTGGGATTGGCCTCATATGCATCGTTAATAATTGAGATTACTGATATTAATGACAACGCCCCAGTTATAAACCTTAAATCCCTGACTACTCCCATACCTGAGAACGTGTCACCTGGTACAGAGGTAGGCATCATTAACGTGCAGGATAGAGACTCTGAGAATAACAGACAGGTCCGCTGCTCCATTCAGCAAAACGTCCCCTTTAAGTTGGTTCCTTCTATTAAAAACTATTATTCTCTGGTGACCACAGGACAACTGGACCGTGAACTAGTGTCTGATTACAACATTACAATCAGTGCCACTGACGAGGGCTCtccacctctgtcctcctctaaaACTGTTCAGTTATCTGTAGCAGACATCAACGACAACCCACCTGTGTTTGAGGAACAGTCCTACAGcgcatatgtgagtgaaaataacaaacctGGCTCCACTTTATGTTCCGTTACTGCTCGAGACCCCGACTGGAGACAAAACGGTACAGTGATTTATTCTCTGTTAGCTGGTGAGGTGAACGGTGCCCCGGTGTCCTCCTATCTATCTGTTAACGGAGACACGGGGGTGATCCACGCTGTGAGGTCGTTTGATTATGAACAGTTCAGGAGTTTTAAAGTCCACGTGATGGCCAGAGACAACGGTTCTCCTCCGCTCAGCAGCAACGTGACCGTCAGTGTCTTCATATcggatgtgaatgacaactcTCCTCAGATACTGTACCCCGCCCCGGAGGGCAACTCCTTCATGACCGAGCTGGTCCCCAAAGCTGCACACGGAGGCTCTCTGGTGTCCAAAGTGATAGCGGTGGACGCGGACTCCGGACAGAACGCCTGGCTGTCCTATCATATAGTCAAATCCACTGATCCGGGACTTTTCACCATCGGTCTCCACAGCGGAGAGATCAGGACACAGCGGGACATTTCTGAGTCTGACAGCATGAAACAGAACCTTATTGTGGCAGTGAAAGATAACGgacagccctctctctctgccacctgTTCCATGTATTTACTGATTTCTGATAACTTGGCTGAGGTGCCAGAACTGAAGGATATTTCTTATGATGAGAAGAACTCCAAACTGACCTCTTATCTGATCATCGCGCTGGTGTCTGTGTCCACCTTTTTCctgaccttcatcatcatcatcatgggtGTGAGGTTTTGTCGCAGGAGAAAGCCCAGGCTGTTGTTTGATGGAGCAGTTGCCATCCCCAGCGCTTATCTCCCTCCTAATTACGCAGATGTTGACGGAACAGGAACTTTACGCAGCGCTTACAACTATGACGCCTACCTGACAACAGGTTCAAGAACCAGTGACTTTAAGTTCGTCAGTTCTTACAATGACAACACACTGCCTGCTGACCAGACTCTGAGGAAAAGCCCATCAGACTTTGCTGAGGCCTTTGGGGATTGTGATAGTTCTCCTGAG AGATAG